The following are encoded together in the Hippoglossus stenolepis isolate QCI-W04-F060 chromosome 12, HSTE1.2, whole genome shotgun sequence genome:
- the prph2b gene encoding peripherin-2b, translated as MPFMPVKFNLQKRVKLAQGLWMLYWLSVIVGILIFSLGIFFKIELRKRSEMMDNNESHVVPNLLILVGVLACAINAFGGKVCHDSLDPIKFTRWKPMLKPYLLLCCGFNVLLLLTALLCFLMQFAVYLTLAEGLKNGIKFYKDTDTPGRCFMKRTLDMTQVEFRCCGNNNFRDWFEVQWISNRYLDMSNDEIKDRVFSNVEGKFLMDSVPFSCCNPGSPRPCIQHHLTNNSAHYDYDHRTEELNIWVRGCREALFSYYSGMMNSMGALVIITIILESADMAGLKYLSTALETMADPENPDCESEGWLLEKGVKETFVEQLAKLKTLGTTNQVEEGGDEAT; from the exons ATGCCGTTCATGCCGGTGAAGTTCAACCTGCAGAAGCGGGTGAAGCTTGCTCAGGGGCTGTGGATGCTCTACTGGCTCTCGGTCATCGTGGGAATTCTCATCTTCAGCCTCGGAATCTTCTTCAAGATTGAGCTGCGGAAGAGAAGCGAGATGATGGACAACAATGAGAGTCATGTGGTTCCAAACCTGCTCATCCTGGTCGGGGTGTTGGCGTGTGCCATCAACGCCTTCGGGGGGAAAGTGTGTCATGATTCTCTGGACCCCATCAAGTTCACCCGGTGGAAGCCGATGCTGAAGCCGtacctgctgctgtgctgcgggttcaacgtgctgctgctgctgacggcGCTGCTCTGCTTCCTCATGCAGTTCGCGGTTTACCTGACGCTCGCCGAGGGGCTGAAGAACGGAATCAAGTTCTACAAGGACACGGACACACCGGGACGCTGCTTCATGAAGAGGACACTGGACATGACGCAGGTCGAGTTCCGATGCTGTGGCAACAACAACTTCAGGGACTGGTTCGAGGTTCAGTGGATCAGCAACCGATACCTGGACATGAGTAATGATGAGATCAAAGA TCGTGTCTTCAGTAACGTGGAGGGAAAGTTCCTGATGGACAGCGTCCCGTTCAGCTGCTGTAACCCCGGATCACCTCGACCCTGCATTCAGCATCACCTGACCAACAACTCCGCCCACTACGACTACGACCACCGCACTGAGGAGCTCAACATCTGGGTCCGAGGCTGTCGGGAGGCGCTCTTCTCGTATTACAGCGGCATGATGAACAGCATGGGGGCGCTGgtcatcatcactatcatccTGGAG tcggCGGACATGGCAGGGTTGAAGTACCTGAGCACAGCTCTGGAGACGATGGCGGACCCGGAGAACCCGGACTGTGAGAGCGAGGGCTGGCTGTTAGAGAAAGGTGTGAAGGAGACGTTCGTGGAGCAACTCGCCAAACTGAAGACGCTGGGGACGACCAATCAGGTGGAGGAGGGCGGGGATGAGGCAACCTGA
- the LOC118119276 gene encoding zinc finger protein 135, which translates to MEDSEAELAVSESDALGADFITVELDTQPIEYVVKWAEVGSKFTISCVKKDSEDASDLTADQLKIETDEAFFAPYEEVYPCEVTEQSVEIKTDSDDEEEDTEEEQEVLVEAGSSQLDGEVDSDQADFESDERQYRCSYCRKCYSHASSLYRHQQTHTGKNAGAPPPTERTLEPTHQDARYTCPHCGMSFKGSRMLGSHLRLHGKRRIHPCNICGKEFNHSSSLSRHRLIHKKGKGIPKDATLSPTVTSLRHSLKAGRKNKKTKRQQQHVAAAIVQSQGGDKFYACPQCDMSFRTSTQLSKHQVTHVKELLDNYTPGKENLGETSSDLKIRLKLCSRDKPNFYTLCKKNRRRAGRAGKRGSTTSEEEEGGGASHHGCSLCGKRFSHASSLARHQQTHRAGDGGRGKLQQHQKQVHTKSGLPAAKNKTYTCAACNKTFMHSSSFSRHKKAHVEEEQRAHATTATKHRKRPILDETAPLESDTE; encoded by the exons ATGGAGGACTCGGAGGCGGAGCTGGCGGTGTCGGAGTCAGACGCCCTGGGCGCAGACTTCATCACGGTGGAGCTGGACACGCAGCCCATCGAGTACGTGGTGAAGTGGGCCGAGGTCGGCTCCAAGTTCACCATTTCCTGCGTGAAGAAGGACTCTGAAGACGCATCGGACCTGACGGCTGACCAGCTGAAGATCGAGACGGACGAGGCCTTCTTTGCTCCGTACGAGGAGGTGTACCCCTGTGAGGTGACGGAGCAGAGTGTGGAGATAAAGACGGACTCtgacgatgaggaggaagacaccgaggaggagcaggaggtgctGGTGGAGGCGGGGAGCAGCCAACTGGACGGCGAGGTTGACTCGGACCAGGCCGACTTTGAGTCGGACGAGCGGCAGTACCGCTGCAGCTACTGCAGGAAGTGCTATAGCCACGCCTCCAGCCTGTACCGCCACCAGCAGACGCACACCGGGAAGAACGCCGGTGCACCACCACCCACCGAACGGACGCTGGAGCCGACTCATCAGGACGCACGCTACACCTGCCCCCACTGTGGGATGAGCTTCAAAGGCAGCAG GATGCTGGGGAGTCACCTGCGGCTGCACGGGAAGCGGCGGATTCACCCCTGCAACATCTGTGGGAAGGAGTTCAACCACAGCTCAAGCCTGTCACGCCACCGCCTCATCCacaagaaaggaaaaggaaTCCCTAAGGATGCCACCCTCAGCCCCACCGTGACCTCCCTGCGCCATTCGCTGAAGGCAGGCAGGAAGAACAAGAAGACcaagaggcagcagcagcacgtaGCAGCCGCCATCGTTCAGAGTCAGGGTGGCGACAAGTTCTACGCCTGTCCGCAGTGTGACATGAGCTTCAGGACGTCCACACAGCTGTCCAAACACCAGGTGACCCACGTCAAGGAGCTGCTGGACAACTACACGCCGGGTAAAGAAAACCTGGGCGAGACCTCGTCCGACCTCAAGATTCGCCTCAAGCTCTGCTCCCGGGACAAGCCCAACTTCTACACCCTTTGTAAGAAGAACCGGCGCCGGGCGGGCCGTGCCGGAAAACGGGGTTCTACGACCtccgaagaggaggaggggggaggagccAGTCATCACGGCTGCAGCCTGTGTGGGAAGCGCTTTAGCCACGCCTCCAGCCTGGCACGGCACCAGCAGACCCACAGGGCGGGGGATGGCGGGCGggggaagctgcagcagcaccagaAGCAGGTTCACACGAAGTCCGGACTCCCTGCTGCCAAGAACAAGACCTACACCTGCGCAGCCTGCAACAAGACCTTCATGCACTCGTCCAGCTTCTCCCGCCACAAGAAGGCTCacgtggaggaggagcagcgggcCCACGCCACCACCGCAACCAAGCACCGGAAGAGACCCATTTTAGACGAGACCGCCCCATTGGAGTCCGACACAGAGTGA